The following are encoded together in the Pleurocapsa sp. FMAR1 genome:
- the csaB gene encoding polysaccharide pyruvyl transferase CsaB has protein sequence MNQTRAVLCGYYGMGNAGDEALLMSLLQMLPKSVEPIVLSGNPQATKKQYGVLSYRRKSTLAILNILKQSDIFIWGGGSLMQDSTSIASPIYYAGLMALAQQKGLKTIAWAQGIGPLNKSLTRWLTKQTLLGCDAISVRDTASAKLLSSWQINSVIAPDPVWALQSKPVTSLKDVSQPKVAVVLRSHPLLTANRLQTLIEALGDFQKQTNSFILLIPFQPVQDRAIADKIATQLEQNYTVMSIADPQELKGLFKQVKMAIGMRLHSLIMAAAEGCNCFALSYDPKVSYLMSEIDLPGYELTNLPDDPQEISRTWQEHYDHGEALDRVQIQSIIDRSLIHQQLLSQVITNS, from the coding sequence ATGAATCAGACTAGAGCAGTATTGTGTGGATATTATGGCATGGGTAATGCGGGAGACGAAGCATTACTAATGTCTTTGTTACAAATGCTGCCCAAATCAGTTGAGCCTATTGTCTTATCAGGAAATCCCCAGGCAACCAAAAAACAATACGGAGTTCTTAGCTATCGTCGTAAGTCAACCTTGGCGATTCTTAATATTCTAAAACAATCTGATATCTTTATTTGGGGTGGTGGCAGTCTGATGCAGGACTCTACTAGTATTGCTAGCCCCATATATTATGCAGGCTTAATGGCTCTAGCTCAACAAAAAGGCTTAAAAACGATCGCCTGGGCGCAAGGAATTGGGCCATTAAATAAGTCCTTGACTCGCTGGCTGACAAAACAAACATTATTGGGCTGTGATGCGATTAGCGTTCGGGATACAGCTTCTGCAAAATTACTCAGCAGTTGGCAAATAAATTCTGTAATCGCCCCCGATCCTGTATGGGCATTGCAAAGTAAGCCAGTAACCAGTTTAAAAGATGTATCCCAGCCAAAAGTAGCAGTTGTTTTGCGATCGCATCCTCTACTGACAGCCAACCGTTTACAAACTTTAATCGAGGCTTTGGGAGACTTTCAGAAGCAAACTAATAGCTTTATATTACTAATTCCCTTCCAGCCTGTTCAAGATCGGGCGATCGCCGATAAAATTGCAACACAGCTAGAGCAAAATTATACAGTAATGTCAATTGCCGATCCTCAAGAATTAAAAGGATTATTTAAGCAAGTAAAAATGGCGATCGGTATGCGCTTACATAGTTTAATCATGGCAGCAGCAGAAGGCTGTAACTGTTTTGCCCTCAGCTATGATCCCAAAGTCAGCTACTTAATGTCTGAGATCGATTTACCAGGATATGAGTTAACTAATCTACCTGACGATCCTCAAGAAATTAGCCGTACTTGGCAAGAACACTATGATCATGGAGAAGCTTTAGATAGGGTTCAAATTCAATCGATAATCGATCGCTCATTAATTCATCAGCAATTGTTGAGTCAAGTGATTACTAATAGTTAA
- a CDS encoding dynamin family protein yields MDDLIVNQELAQYQSGLDSLLSQLQVFATDINNQRLQITVRNLQANINEPFLFVVVGEVKAGKSSFINALLQSDICKTAADPCTDIIQQIIYSEKRFEQPINQYLRKIGLPNEILKTLSVVDTPGTNTVVDNHQEITQEFIPNSDLIFFVFFAKNPYTRSAWELLDYVNTEWRKKVVFVLQQADLAKPEELAKNKEKLTELALQKGIRYPMVFATSVELEVNGDQQHSGFTEVRNYIQQTLQDGGTKRLKLQGVAKTSDKIIDLLGKDLLAIEQQLVKDRLVVGKIKAKLQQNKRQSGFELESLINRLLTKYDSITAKVKADFREKLSLLTMVKGSFAVLFRTKKSAPSWMDELKQSCENELKVSLGEISQDGIKHFVGGIKRLLQSLVNDLHDIKVNQISTNTINVSTLESRQEIVEEVQQKVATLLNDKTFLYSIESLNACVAPRLVGAGAATVAGTAIAALTEIVLLDIIGTAFAGVGILFAGGTLVFKKRKMIRRFEDQLDREKARFKRELSAKLNSKLDIIYEEIERNFANIYDYVENEEQKISPLINRFEQIELKQKQLADNKAIK; encoded by the coding sequence ATGGACGATCTTATTGTTAATCAGGAATTGGCTCAATATCAATCAGGCTTAGATAGTTTATTAAGTCAGCTACAGGTTTTTGCCACAGATATAAATAATCAGCGATTACAAATAACGGTTCGTAATCTACAGGCAAACATCAACGAGCCATTTTTGTTTGTGGTGGTGGGAGAAGTTAAGGCGGGAAAAAGCAGTTTTATTAACGCCTTACTTCAGTCAGATATCTGTAAAACCGCAGCCGATCCCTGTACGGATATTATTCAGCAGATTATCTATAGTGAAAAGAGGTTTGAGCAGCCGATTAATCAATATCTACGTAAAATTGGCTTACCTAACGAAATTCTAAAAACCTTATCTGTTGTAGATACTCCTGGGACAAATACTGTTGTTGATAATCATCAGGAGATTACTCAGGAATTTATTCCTAATAGCGATCTAATCTTTTTTGTTTTCTTTGCCAAAAATCCTTATACTCGCAGCGCGTGGGAATTGTTAGATTATGTTAATACCGAGTGGCGCAAAAAAGTCGTGTTTGTACTGCAACAGGCGGATTTAGCTAAACCCGAAGAATTAGCCAAGAACAAAGAAAAGCTGACAGAGTTGGCATTGCAAAAGGGTATTAGATACCCGATGGTCTTTGCTACTTCAGTCGAGTTGGAAGTAAATGGAGATCAGCAGCATAGTGGCTTTACAGAAGTAAGAAACTATATTCAGCAGACGCTTCAAGATGGCGGGACTAAAAGGCTTAAGCTACAGGGAGTAGCAAAAACTAGCGATAAAATTATTGATTTACTAGGAAAAGACTTGTTAGCGATTGAGCAGCAATTAGTTAAAGATCGACTAGTAGTCGGCAAAATCAAAGCCAAATTACAGCAAAATAAAAGACAGTCAGGTTTTGAACTGGAATCTTTAATCAATCGTCTACTGACTAAATACGATTCAATCACCGCCAAAGTAAAAGCAGACTTCCGTGAAAAACTATCTCTATTAACGATGGTTAAAGGTTCTTTTGCTGTTTTGTTTCGGACTAAAAAATCTGCGCCAAGCTGGATGGATGAATTAAAACAAAGCTGCGAAAACGAGCTAAAAGTTTCTTTAGGAGAAATATCCCAAGATGGCATCAAGCATTTTGTCGGCGGAATCAAAAGACTTTTGCAAAGCCTAGTCAATGATTTACATGATATAAAAGTCAATCAGATTAGCACCAATACGATTAATGTTAGTACTCTTGAAAGTCGTCAAGAGATTGTTGAGGAAGTACAGCAAAAAGTAGCTACCTTACTTAATGACAAAACCTTTCTTTATTCAATCGAATCACTTAATGCTTGTGTTGCTCCTAGGCTTGTGGGTGCTGGTGCAGCTACGGTTGCGGGTACGGCGATCGCAGCTTTAACCGAGATTGTATTATTAGATATCATTGGCACGGCTTTTGCAGGGGTGGGTATTCTCTTTGCTGGCGGAACATTGGTGTTCAAAAAACGCAAAATGATTCGTCGATTTGAAGACCAACTCGATCGGGAAAAGGCTCGTTTTAAAAGGGAATTATCGGCTAAATTGAATTCTAAATTGGATATTATTTATGAAGAAATTGAGCGTAATTTTGCCAACATTTATGATTATGTGGAAAATGAAGAACAAAAGATATCGCCTTTAATTAATCGGTTTGAACAAATTGAACTAAAACAAAAGCAATTGGCGGATAACAAAGCTATCAAATAA
- a CDS encoding alpha/beta fold hydrolase: MFPSWLPSNASSLTESTSIALAKQIQQDSISTPLSKDSIATTYTNLGQGGTPILLIHGFDSSLFEFRRLLPLLAKQQSTWAVDLLGFGFTQRNLDIPLNPQNIKIHLYHFWQTFIKQPVILVGASMGGAAAIDFTLTYPEAVKKLVLIDSAGLAKQPAMGKFMFSPLDYFATEFLRNPKIRQSISRAAYFDKNFASLDAQACAALHLKCANWNKSLIAFTKNGGYGSFATRISQIQQPTLILWGKQDKILGTKDAAKFAQAIPDSQLIWIDNCGHVPHLEQPQITAEEILKLAR; encoded by the coding sequence ATGTTTCCCAGTTGGTTACCTTCTAACGCTAGTAGTTTAACTGAATCAACCTCGATCGCTTTGGCAAAACAGATTCAACAAGACTCTATCTCCACACCTTTATCCAAAGATAGTATTGCAACTACGTATACAAATCTAGGACAGGGTGGCACACCAATATTATTAATCCACGGCTTTGATAGCTCTTTATTCGAGTTTCGCCGCTTACTACCTTTGCTAGCAAAACAACAGTCAACTTGGGCGGTAGATTTATTAGGATTTGGCTTTACCCAACGAAATTTAGATATTCCCCTCAATCCCCAAAACATTAAAATCCATTTATATCACTTCTGGCAGACTTTTATCAAGCAGCCTGTTATCTTGGTAGGTGCATCTATGGGTGGTGCAGCAGCAATAGATTTTACCCTGACCTATCCTGAAGCGGTAAAAAAACTGGTCTTGATAGACAGTGCAGGTTTAGCCAAGCAGCCAGCTATGGGCAAGTTTATGTTTTCTCCTCTAGATTATTTTGCCACCGAGTTTCTGCGTAATCCCAAAATTCGTCAAAGCATTAGTCGTGCAGCTTATTTTGATAAAAACTTTGCCAGTTTAGATGCTCAAGCGTGTGCTGCACTTCATTTAAAATGCGCTAACTGGAATAAGTCTTTAATTGCCTTTACTAAAAACGGTGGCTATGGTTCATTTGCAACTCGAATATCCCAGATACAGCAGCCAACTTTGATTTTATGGGGTAAGCAAGACAAAATCTTGGGTACAAAAGACGCTGCTAAGTTTGCCCAGGCTATTCCTGACAGCCAGCTTATCTGGATTGATAATTGTGGTCATGTTCCCCATTTAGAACAGCCCCAAATTACGGCTGAGGAAATCTTGAAGCTAGCCAGATAA